Proteins encoded by one window of Streptacidiphilus sp. PB12-B1b:
- a CDS encoding ATP-binding protein: MHSARHRVQSPPAEGTGDAEDAQPAPAAFLAQLGTARSDWPMDRQAAATLPGRPASAAVARRFVRITAAMWRLSAETVADVELCMSELVTNAVTHTASRRVHCRLWSARGVLFLEVDDEGVRDRPQAGAAGEEDEHGRGMVLVETFTAAWGTLPRPGYGGKTVWAALLLPRG, from the coding sequence ATGCACAGCGCTCGCCACCGCGTCCAGAGCCCTCCCGCCGAGGGCACCGGCGACGCCGAGGACGCGCAGCCCGCGCCGGCGGCGTTCCTCGCCCAGCTGGGCACGGCCCGGAGCGACTGGCCGATGGACCGCCAGGCCGCCGCGACCCTGCCCGGCCGGCCCGCCTCGGCCGCGGTCGCCCGCCGTTTCGTGCGGATCACCGCCGCCATGTGGCGGCTGTCGGCGGAGACCGTGGCCGATGTCGAGCTGTGCATGTCGGAGCTGGTGACCAACGCCGTGACGCACACCGCCAGCCGACGGGTGCACTGCCGGCTGTGGAGCGCCCGGGGCGTGCTCTTCCTGGAGGTGGACGACGAGGGCGTGCGGGACCGCCCGCAGGCGGGGGCCGCCGGTGAGGAGGACGAGCACGGGCGCGGCATGGTCCTGGTCGAGACCTTCACCGCCGCCTGGGGCACCCTCCCCCGGCCGGGCTACGGCGGCAAGACGGTCTGGGCCGCGCTGCTGCTGCCGCGCGGCTGA
- a CDS encoding cobalamin B12-binding domain-containing protein, giving the protein MGVSGPIRVVVAKPGLDGHDRGAKVIARALRDAGMEVIYTGLHQTPEQIVDTAIQEDADGIGLSILSGAHMTLCAKVVALLRERDAADIKVFGGGIIPDDDIPLLKDLGVAEIFTPGASTRDVVAWVEGNLRGAA; this is encoded by the coding sequence ATGGGCGTGTCCGGACCGATCCGCGTGGTGGTGGCCAAGCCGGGCCTGGACGGCCACGACCGGGGCGCGAAGGTGATCGCCCGCGCCCTGCGCGACGCGGGTATGGAGGTCATCTACACCGGCCTGCACCAGACCCCGGAGCAGATCGTCGACACCGCGATCCAGGAGGACGCGGACGGCATCGGCCTGTCCATCCTCTCCGGCGCGCACATGACGCTCTGCGCCAAGGTCGTCGCCCTGCTCCGCGAGCGCGACGCGGCCGACATCAAGGTCTTCGGCGGCGGCATCATCCCCGACGACGACATCCCCCTCCTCAAGGACCTCGGCGTAGCCGAGATCTTCACGCCCGGGGCGTCCACGCGCGACGTGGTGGCGTGGGTGGAGGGCAACCTGCGCGGCGCGGCCTGA
- a CDS encoding triacylglycerol lipase, protein MSLPLRRTLCDTSAVVRTAAVEAAALAGHLLLYPSGLGPEPWPEWPPPPGCGHAATGRPHGPVLLLHGLFDNRAVFLPLRRSLRAHGHRHVHAVNHGPLAGDVHDAAVRFATLVVRARDAYGGERVGVVGHSLGGLIARYYVQRLGGDEHVHTVVTLGTPHQGTRSALLLPVLPSARQLLPGSPVLAALDSPAPGCGTRFLVFWGDRDPLVLPSGNGRLHHPDLLVENVRVPGAGHLELTVHPGVLARAGRALAEAVEADRPGAPGPDTLLSA, encoded by the coding sequence GTGAGCCTGCCCCTGCGTCGCACCCTGTGCGACACGTCCGCCGTCGTCCGCACCGCCGCCGTGGAGGCCGCCGCCCTCGCCGGGCACCTGCTGCTGTACCCGTCCGGCCTGGGGCCCGAGCCCTGGCCGGAGTGGCCGCCCCCGCCCGGCTGCGGGCACGCCGCGACGGGACGGCCGCACGGCCCGGTCCTGCTGCTGCACGGCCTGTTCGACAACCGGGCCGTGTTCCTCCCGCTGCGGCGCTCGCTGCGCGCCCACGGCCACCGGCATGTGCACGCGGTCAACCACGGCCCGCTGGCCGGGGACGTCCATGACGCGGCCGTGCGCTTCGCCACCCTGGTGGTGCGGGCCCGGGACGCCTACGGCGGCGAGCGGGTGGGCGTGGTCGGCCACAGCCTGGGCGGCCTGATCGCGCGTTACTACGTGCAGCGACTGGGCGGCGACGAGCATGTGCACACCGTGGTCACGCTGGGCACACCGCACCAGGGCACCCGCAGTGCGCTGCTGCTGCCGGTGCTGCCGAGCGCCCGTCAACTGCTGCCGGGCAGCCCGGTGCTGGCGGCGCTGGATTCGCCCGCGCCCGGCTGCGGCACCCGGTTCCTGGTGTTCTGGGGCGACCGCGACCCGCTGGTCCTGCCGTCGGGCAACGGTCGGCTGCACCACCCGGACCTGCTGGTGGAGAACGTCCGGGTGCCCGGCGCGGGCCATCTGGAGCTGACGGTCCACCCCGGGGTACTGGCCCGGGCCGGCCGGGCGCTCGCCGAGGCGGTCGAGGCCGACCGCCCCGGCGCGCCGGGTCCGGACACGCTGTTGAGCGCCTGA
- a CDS encoding DUF5691 domain-containing protein, with protein MTHAPEPTLDRPTDSWSDLVTAALLGTDRRPVADLLDQAALQAVARRAGLRPGPASPLPAAAPADARPALPEAARLRLGMLLPPRGGSGSTGAGGYSGSSSSGGSGSLANLNELLPQWLADADRHGYRCPAELVPPLLDAARVRSELRADAVALAGPLGYWLAHRNPDWRYVLRTPLPDEGLPEPDRQLWQEGLFAERVTHLTRLRRRDPATALELLRSTWSSERAEDRLLFLDALQEGLGAEDEPFLEAALSDRAKNVRLTAAELLSTLPGSALARRMAQRALACVVLSGTADGPRLTVHPPTACDAAMQRDGIAAASPTGRADRAFWLGEIVAATPLDAWTGAYGSPDELLALPVSDAWQQDLRDAWARAAVRQGDARWARALLALPAEDSIPVGSAAKLLAVLGPEERADWTTGFLAGHGLADAFQLLVACTAPWPQPLGRAVLGALAQVAAAGGYPWSHSGVIGVAERSLPPEAAAELAALAEGAVPAWSETFTRLGATLHLRATMLAELQP; from the coding sequence ATGACGCACGCACCGGAACCGACCCTGGACCGGCCCACGGACTCCTGGTCCGACCTGGTTACCGCCGCACTCCTCGGCACCGACCGGCGGCCCGTCGCCGACCTGCTCGACCAGGCCGCGCTCCAGGCGGTGGCCCGCCGCGCCGGGCTGCGGCCGGGGCCCGCCTCCCCGCTCCCGGCCGCCGCACCGGCCGACGCCCGCCCCGCGCTGCCCGAGGCCGCCCGGCTGCGGCTGGGCATGCTGCTGCCGCCCCGCGGCGGGAGCGGCTCGACCGGCGCGGGCGGCTACTCGGGCAGCAGCTCGAGCGGCGGCTCGGGCAGTCTGGCCAACCTCAACGAACTGCTCCCGCAGTGGCTCGCCGACGCCGACCGCCACGGCTACCGCTGCCCCGCCGAGCTGGTGCCGCCGCTGCTGGACGCCGCCCGCGTCCGCAGCGAGCTGCGCGCCGACGCGGTCGCCCTGGCCGGGCCGCTCGGCTACTGGCTGGCGCACCGCAACCCCGACTGGCGCTACGTCCTGCGGACCCCGCTGCCCGACGAGGGCCTGCCGGAACCCGACCGGCAGCTGTGGCAGGAGGGCCTGTTCGCCGAGCGCGTCACGCACCTCACCCGGCTGCGCCGACGCGACCCGGCTACGGCGCTGGAGCTGCTGCGGAGCACCTGGTCCAGCGAGCGGGCCGAGGACCGGCTGCTGTTCCTGGACGCCCTGCAGGAGGGCCTGGGCGCCGAGGACGAGCCGTTCCTGGAGGCGGCCCTGAGCGACCGCGCCAAGAACGTCCGGCTCACCGCCGCCGAACTGCTGTCGACCCTGCCCGGCTCGGCGCTGGCCCGGCGGATGGCCCAACGTGCCCTGGCCTGCGTGGTTCTCAGCGGGACCGCGGACGGGCCACGGCTGACCGTCCATCCGCCCACCGCCTGCGACGCGGCCATGCAGCGGGACGGCATCGCCGCCGCCTCGCCCACCGGCCGCGCCGACCGGGCGTTCTGGCTCGGCGAGATCGTCGCCGCCACCCCGCTGGACGCCTGGACCGGCGCGTACGGATCGCCGGACGAGCTGCTCGCCCTGCCGGTGTCGGACGCCTGGCAGCAGGACCTGCGGGACGCCTGGGCCCGGGCGGCCGTCCGGCAGGGGGATGCCCGCTGGGCGCGGGCACTGCTGGCGCTGCCCGCCGAGGACTCCATACCGGTCGGCAGCGCGGCCAAGCTGCTGGCCGTCCTGGGGCCGGAGGAGCGGGCGGACTGGACCACGGGGTTCCTGGCCGGCCACGGGCTGGCGGACGCCTTCCAACTGCTGGTGGCCTGCACCGCGCCCTGGCCGCAGCCGCTGGGCCGGGCGGTGCTGGGCGCACTGGCGCAGGTCGCCGCGGCGGGCGGCTACCCGTGGAGCCACAGCGGGGTGATCGGCGTCGCCGAGCGGTCGCTCCCGCCGGAGGCGGCGGCCGAGCTCGCGGCCCTCGCCGAGGGGGCCGTCCCGGCCTGGTCCGAGACCTTCACCCGCCTCGGCGCCACCCTGCACCTGCGCGCCACCATGCTCGCCGAACTCCAGCCCTGA
- a CDS encoding SWIM zinc finger family protein: MEDRWTPEHVLSLAPDAASRKAASKLSSPGPWSGTGSDHTALWGRCQGSGGTPYRTVVDLAGPAYQCSCPSRKFPCKHGLGLLLLWAAHGTGQAPTPDWATEWLDARREKDRQKAERSAEQAAGTAAPDDAAQLAASKRLARRAERVAAGAAELQSRLADQLRGGLADAPGHGPSAWSDVAARMIDAQAPGLAARARELGLVPASGPGWPGRLLEEYGLLHLLACGYRRVDALPEPLAATVRARVGFTSDTAEVLRGPRVRDRWLVLGSSDSTDDRLTTRRIWLRGSGSGQPALLLSFGRPGTAPDLALPTGLLIDAELAYHPGARPLRAALGTRFSAPAAPPADEAVPPGLSLDAALDAYGQALGDDPWLQSWPVVLERVVPLPGALGWELADHNGPTPTAIPVDRRGTPDSGLWRLAAASGGRPLTVFGECGHRGFTPITAWYTDDTRIRTLGVTA; the protein is encoded by the coding sequence ATGGAGGATCGCTGGACACCGGAGCACGTTCTCTCACTCGCCCCTGACGCCGCGTCACGCAAGGCGGCGTCCAAACTCTCGAGCCCCGGGCCCTGGTCGGGCACGGGCTCGGACCACACCGCCCTGTGGGGCCGGTGCCAGGGCAGCGGCGGCACGCCGTACCGGACCGTGGTCGACCTGGCCGGCCCCGCCTACCAGTGCAGCTGCCCGAGCCGGAAGTTCCCCTGCAAGCACGGGCTGGGCCTGCTGCTGCTCTGGGCCGCGCACGGCACCGGACAGGCGCCCACCCCCGACTGGGCCACCGAGTGGCTCGACGCCCGCCGGGAGAAGGACCGGCAGAAGGCCGAGCGCAGCGCCGAGCAGGCGGCGGGCACGGCCGCGCCCGACGACGCAGCGCAGCTCGCCGCGTCCAAACGGCTGGCCCGCCGGGCCGAGCGGGTCGCAGCCGGGGCCGCCGAGCTGCAGTCGCGCCTGGCCGACCAGCTGCGCGGCGGCCTCGCCGACGCCCCCGGCCACGGGCCGTCCGCCTGGTCCGACGTCGCCGCCCGGATGATCGACGCCCAGGCCCCCGGCCTGGCCGCGCGCGCCCGGGAGCTGGGCCTGGTGCCCGCGTCCGGTCCGGGCTGGCCCGGCCGGCTGCTGGAGGAGTACGGCCTGCTGCACCTGCTGGCCTGCGGCTACCGCCGGGTGGACGCACTGCCGGAGCCGCTGGCGGCGACGGTCAGGGCCCGGGTCGGCTTCACCTCCGACACCGCCGAAGTGCTGCGCGGGCCGCGGGTACGCGACCGCTGGCTGGTCCTGGGCAGCAGCGACAGCACCGACGACCGGCTGACGACCCGGCGGATCTGGCTGCGCGGCAGCGGCAGCGGACAGCCCGCGCTGCTGCTGTCGTTCGGCCGCCCCGGGACCGCCCCCGACCTGGCCCTGCCCACCGGGCTGTTGATCGACGCCGAGCTGGCCTACCACCCCGGCGCGCGCCCGCTGCGGGCGGCGCTCGGCACCCGCTTCTCCGCCCCGGCCGCCCCGCCCGCCGACGAGGCCGTCCCGCCCGGCCTGAGCCTGGACGCCGCGCTGGACGCCTACGGGCAGGCCCTGGGCGACGACCCCTGGCTGCAGTCCTGGCCGGTGGTGCTGGAGCGGGTGGTCCCGCTGCCGGGCGCCCTGGGCTGGGAGCTCGCCGACCACAACGGCCCGACCCCGACGGCGATACCGGTGGACCGGCGGGGCACGCCCGACTCCGGGCTGTGGCGGCTCGCCGCGGCCTCCGGAGGCCGCCCGCTGACGGTCTTCGGGGAGTGCGGGCACCGGGGCTTCACCCCGATCACCGCCTGGTACACCGACGACACCCGTATCCGCACCCTGGGGGTGACCGCATGA
- a CDS encoding AAA family ATPase, which produces MPTTIDPAAEAPAQATAPAETPAEALRPHAETAYAAELAALAAADDRPRPARWRLSPWAVATYLLGGALPDGTVITPKYVGPRRIVEVAVTTLATDRALLLLGVPGTAKTWVSEHLAAAVSGDSTLLVQGTAGTPEEAIRYGWNYARLLAEGPSRGALVPSPVMRAMAEGMTARVEELTRIPADVQDTLITILSEKTLPIPELGEEVQAVRGFNLIATANDRDRGVNELSSALRRRFNTVVLPLPASLEDEVDIVARRVTELGRSLELPEVPSGSAEIRRVVTVFRELRDGVTADGRTKVKSPSGSLSTAEAISVVTSGLALAAHFGDGVLRPGDVASGLLGAVVRDPAADRLVWHEYLESVVRERDDWKDFYRSCRAAEQR; this is translated from the coding sequence ATGCCCACGACTATCGATCCCGCGGCCGAAGCCCCAGCCCAAGCCACAGCCCCAGCCGAGACCCCGGCCGAGGCCCTCCGGCCGCATGCGGAGACCGCCTACGCCGCCGAGCTCGCCGCCCTGGCCGCCGCCGACGACCGGCCCCGGCCGGCCCGTTGGCGGCTCTCGCCCTGGGCCGTGGCCACCTACCTGCTCGGCGGGGCCCTCCCCGACGGCACGGTGATCACCCCCAAGTACGTGGGCCCGCGCCGCATCGTCGAGGTCGCCGTCACCACCCTCGCCACCGATCGCGCCCTGCTGCTGCTCGGCGTCCCCGGCACCGCCAAGACGTGGGTGTCCGAACACCTCGCCGCCGCCGTCAGCGGCGATTCGACGCTGCTGGTCCAGGGCACCGCCGGAACCCCGGAGGAGGCTATCCGCTACGGCTGGAACTACGCCCGGCTGCTGGCCGAGGGGCCGAGCCGGGGCGCGCTCGTGCCGAGCCCGGTGATGCGGGCCATGGCCGAGGGCATGACCGCCAGGGTCGAGGAGCTCACCCGCATCCCGGCCGACGTCCAGGACACCCTGATCACCATCCTCTCCGAGAAGACCCTGCCCATACCCGAGCTGGGCGAGGAGGTGCAGGCGGTGCGCGGCTTCAACCTGATAGCCACCGCCAACGACCGCGACCGGGGCGTCAACGAGCTGTCCAGCGCGCTGCGCCGCCGCTTCAACACGGTGGTGCTGCCGCTGCCCGCCTCGCTGGAGGACGAGGTGGACATCGTCGCCCGGCGCGTCACCGAGCTGGGCCGCTCGCTGGAGCTGCCCGAGGTCCCCAGCGGCTCCGCCGAGATCCGCCGGGTGGTCACCGTCTTCCGCGAACTGCGCGACGGGGTCACCGCCGACGGCCGCACCAAGGTCAAGTCGCCCTCGGGCAGCCTGTCCACGGCCGAGGCGATCTCCGTCGTCACCAGCGGGCTGGCGCTGGCCGCGCACTTCGGCGACGGCGTGCTGCGCCCCGGCGACGTCGCCTCCGGGCTGCTCGGCGCGGTCGTCCGGGATCCGGCCGCCGACCGGCTCGTCTGGCACGAGTACCTGGAGAGCGTCGTGCGCGAGCGCGACGACTGGAAGGACTTCTACCGCAGCTGCCGCGCCGCCGAGCAGCGCTGA
- a CDS encoding VWA domain-containing protein, translating into MTPAPQTTPDAPAQPPAHPQPAPPQAAEERLRRWRLVLGGDADGTGCRLTGRDEAMDRALAALYRGGGSTAPESGRPRGAGLGGSAPQVARWLGDIREYFPTSVVQVMQQDAIERLGLAQLLTEPEMLEAVEPDVHLVGTLLSLGRALPETTRETARAVVRAVVAQLERRIATRTRSLVGGALDRSARVNRPRHRDIDWDRTIRANLKNYIEPEGAQGHGTVVPERLVGYARAANAVRKEVILCIDQSGSMAASVVHSSVFGAVLASMASLRTRLVVFDTAVVDLTEQLADPVDVLFGVQLGGGTDINRALAYCQSRITRPADTVVVLISDLYEGGIRDGMLKRVAAMKAAGVQFIALLALSDEGAPAYDRSHAAALAALGAPAFACTPDLFPEVMAAAIQKLPLPVPEDRTG; encoded by the coding sequence ATGACACCCGCACCCCAAACCACCCCCGACGCCCCGGCCCAGCCGCCCGCACACCCGCAACCCGCACCACCGCAGGCCGCGGAGGAGCGGCTGCGCCGATGGCGGCTGGTGCTCGGCGGCGACGCCGACGGCACCGGCTGCCGGCTCACCGGCCGCGACGAGGCGATGGACCGTGCCCTGGCCGCCCTCTACCGGGGCGGCGGCTCCACCGCCCCCGAGTCCGGCCGCCCGCGCGGGGCCGGACTGGGCGGTTCCGCTCCGCAGGTCGCCCGCTGGCTGGGGGACATCCGCGAGTACTTCCCCACCAGCGTCGTCCAGGTGATGCAGCAGGACGCCATCGAGCGGCTGGGGCTGGCCCAGCTGCTGACGGAGCCGGAGATGCTGGAGGCCGTCGAGCCCGACGTCCACCTGGTCGGGACGCTGCTGTCGCTCGGCCGCGCCCTGCCGGAGACCACCCGGGAGACCGCCCGCGCCGTCGTCCGCGCGGTCGTGGCGCAGCTGGAGCGCAGGATCGCCACCCGGACCCGCTCGCTGGTCGGCGGCGCGCTCGACCGCAGCGCCCGGGTCAACCGGCCGCGCCACCGGGACATCGACTGGGACCGCACCATCCGCGCCAACCTCAAGAACTACATCGAGCCCGAGGGGGCGCAGGGCCACGGCACGGTCGTGCCGGAGCGGCTGGTGGGCTACGCCCGGGCGGCCAACGCCGTGCGCAAGGAGGTCATCCTCTGCATCGACCAGTCGGGGTCGATGGCCGCCTCGGTCGTGCACTCGTCCGTCTTCGGCGCGGTGCTGGCCTCCATGGCCTCGCTCCGCACCCGGCTGGTGGTCTTCGACACCGCCGTCGTGGACCTCACCGAGCAGCTCGCCGACCCGGTGGACGTGCTGTTCGGCGTCCAGCTCGGCGGCGGGACCGACATCAACCGGGCGCTGGCGTACTGCCAGTCCCGGATCACCCGCCCGGCCGACACCGTCGTCGTACTGATCAGCGACCTGTACGAAGGCGGTATCCGGGACGGGATGCTCAAGCGGGTGGCCGCGATGAAGGCCGCCGGGGTGCAGTTCATCGCGCTGCTGGCGCTGTCCGACGAGGGGGCTCCGGCGTACGACCGCTCGCATGCCGCAGCGCTCGCGGCCCTGGGCGCTCCCGCCTTCGCCTGCACCCCCGACCTGTTCCCGGAGGTGATGGCCGCCGCCATCCAGAAGCTGCCGCTGCCGGTACCCGAGGACCGGACGGGGTGA
- a CDS encoding DUF5682 family protein, with translation MTKREAEGVALLGVRHHGPGSARAVAAALEQYRPDIVLIEGPPEADALLGFAADKAMVPPVALLAHVVDDPARAAFWPFAGFSPEWVALRHALDRDLPVHFIDLPAGHSLALGRERQQDAGLDAEQHAEQDGHREQPPGRDPIAELALAAGHDDPEQWWEDAVEHRLPEPGGDALAPFQAVAEAMAELRTGAAEGSDALREAHMRKQLRAARRAGHQRIAVVCGAWHVPALAARPPVAEDNALLKGVPKAKVELTWVPWTNRRLGRHTGYGAGIASPGWYQHLFEAPDRTVVRWLTRVAALLRAEDYSVSSAHVIEAARLAETLAAVRGRPLPGLAEATDAVRAVLCEGSDVPLALVHDRLVVGDRLGEVPEDAPAVPLHRDLARLQRTLRLKPDPDERELDLDLRRDLDAARSRLLHRLRLLGIHWGRPAESRTASTGTFRECWRLRWEPELAVSIAEAGIWGTTVEAAACARAIDRAISAASLGEVTALAETCLLADLPEALGAVLKALADRAALDADVAHLAEALPALVRSLRYGDVRGTDASALRRLAEGLAVRVCVGLPPACANLDADGATAMAVHLAATHTAVALLTDAPPTAGAADAPDTVGAADAARAPDGGGLAGRWSGTLRALARRDTVPGLLRGRAVRLLLDDNQWDADEAARQLGLALSAASQPTDAAGWIEGFLAGGGMLLVHDTRLLGLVDDWITTVPEAAFPDVLPLLRRTFSGFEAAVRRTVGERIRAVGGASGASGAPGGEGGADRPGFAAEPDPARAARARATAALLLGLTEAQP, from the coding sequence TTGACGAAACGAGAAGCCGAGGGCGTGGCGCTGCTGGGGGTGCGCCACCACGGCCCCGGATCGGCCCGCGCGGTGGCCGCCGCGCTGGAGCAGTACCGACCTGACATCGTCCTGATCGAGGGCCCTCCGGAGGCCGACGCACTGCTGGGCTTCGCCGCCGACAAGGCCATGGTCCCGCCGGTGGCACTGCTCGCGCACGTCGTGGACGACCCGGCGCGCGCCGCGTTCTGGCCCTTCGCCGGCTTCTCGCCGGAGTGGGTCGCGCTGCGCCACGCGCTCGACCGGGACCTGCCCGTCCACTTCATCGACCTCCCGGCCGGGCACAGCCTCGCCCTCGGCCGGGAGCGGCAGCAGGACGCTGGGCTGGACGCCGAGCAGCACGCGGAGCAGGACGGGCACCGGGAGCAGCCGCCCGGCCGGGATCCGATCGCCGAACTCGCCCTGGCCGCAGGCCACGACGATCCCGAGCAGTGGTGGGAGGACGCGGTGGAGCACCGCCTGCCCGAGCCGGGCGGCGACGCGCTCGCGCCGTTCCAGGCCGTCGCCGAGGCCATGGCCGAGCTGCGGACCGGCGCGGCCGAGGGCTCCGACGCGCTGCGCGAGGCCCACATGCGCAAGCAGCTGCGGGCCGCCCGCCGTGCCGGGCACCAGCGGATCGCCGTGGTCTGCGGAGCCTGGCACGTGCCCGCGCTGGCCGCGCGCCCGCCCGTCGCCGAGGACAACGCCCTGCTCAAGGGCGTGCCCAAGGCCAAGGTGGAGCTGACCTGGGTGCCCTGGACCAACCGCCGCCTGGGCCGGCACACCGGCTACGGCGCCGGGATCGCCTCGCCCGGCTGGTACCAGCACCTGTTCGAGGCCCCCGACCGCACGGTGGTCCGCTGGCTCACCCGGGTGGCCGCGCTGCTGCGCGCCGAGGACTACTCGGTCTCCTCCGCGCACGTCATCGAGGCCGCCCGGCTCGCCGAGACGCTGGCCGCCGTGCGCGGCCGTCCGCTGCCCGGTCTGGCGGAGGCCACCGACGCCGTGCGGGCGGTCCTGTGCGAGGGCTCGGACGTCCCGCTGGCGCTGGTGCACGACCGGCTGGTCGTCGGCGACCGCCTGGGCGAGGTGCCCGAGGACGCCCCGGCCGTCCCGCTCCACCGTGACCTGGCCCGGCTCCAGCGGACGCTGCGGCTCAAGCCCGATCCGGACGAGCGCGAGCTCGACCTGGACCTGCGCAGGGATCTCGACGCCGCCCGCAGCCGCCTGCTGCACCGGCTGCGGCTGCTGGGCATCCACTGGGGCCGGCCGGCCGAGTCCCGTACCGCCTCCACCGGGACGTTCCGCGAGTGCTGGCGGCTGCGCTGGGAGCCGGAACTCGCCGTCAGCATCGCCGAAGCCGGGATCTGGGGCACCACCGTGGAGGCCGCGGCCTGCGCCCGGGCGATCGACCGCGCCATCAGCGCCGCCTCGCTCGGCGAGGTCACCGCGCTGGCCGAGACCTGCCTGCTGGCCGACCTGCCGGAGGCACTGGGGGCGGTGCTCAAGGCCCTCGCCGACCGGGCCGCGCTCGACGCGGACGTCGCCCACCTGGCCGAGGCGCTGCCCGCGCTGGTGCGCTCGCTGCGCTACGGCGACGTGCGCGGTACCGACGCCTCCGCGCTGCGGCGGCTGGCCGAGGGGCTGGCCGTGCGGGTGTGCGTCGGCCTCCCACCGGCCTGCGCCAACCTCGACGCCGACGGCGCCACCGCGATGGCCGTCCATCTGGCCGCGACCCACACCGCCGTCGCCCTGCTCACCGACGCCCCGCCCACCGCCGGAGCCGCTGACGCCCCGGACACCGTCGGAGCGGCCGACGCCGCGCGGGCGCCGGACGGCGGAGGCCTGGCCGGGCGCTGGTCCGGCACGCTGCGGGCGCTCGCCCGCCGGGACACCGTCCCGGGCCTGCTGCGCGGCCGGGCCGTGCGGCTGCTGCTGGACGACAACCAGTGGGACGCCGACGAGGCCGCCCGGCAGCTGGGGCTGGCCCTCTCGGCGGCGAGCCAGCCGACCGACGCGGCGGGCTGGATCGAGGGCTTCCTGGCCGGCGGCGGCATGCTCCTCGTCCACGACACCCGGCTGCTGGGCCTGGTGGACGACTGGATCACCACCGTGCCCGAGGCCGCCTTCCCCGACGTGCTGCCGCTGCTGCGGCGCACCTTCTCCGGCTTCGAGGCGGCCGTGCGGCGCACCGTCGGCGAGCGGATACGCGCCGTCGGCGGGGCGTCCGGAGCGTCCGGGGCCCCCGGCGGCGAGGGCGGCGCGGACCGCCCGGGCTTCGCCGCAGAGCCGGATCCGGCGCGCGCCGCCCGCGCCCGCGCCACCGCCGCACTGCTGCTCGGACTGACGGAGGCTCAGCCATGA